From the genome of Palaemon carinicauda isolate YSFRI2023 chromosome 6, ASM3689809v2, whole genome shotgun sequence, one region includes:
- the LOC137642892 gene encoding ATP-dependent RNA helicase glh-2-like gives MKGLQVLFISGLAALACARKGKDKKSDEGNTRFFGGLTQIIGGGIDHGHGSGFNTGFGGGFKPTFGISPGFGGGINQGFGGGFNSGFGGGFNPGFGGGFNTGFGGGFGGLSQTCRRWCRSPQGQAYCCESNNEPETLPFVKPGQCPPVRPQCPPVRSFAPPQTCSNDSKCGGVDKCCFDTCLQEHVCKPPIGTGGFGGIGFGR, from the coding sequence GGATTACAAGTTTTGTTCATCAGCGGTTTAGCCGCCTTAGCCTGTGCGCGAAAAGGTAAAGATAAGAAGAGTGATGAAGGTAATACTCGATTCTTCGGTGGCCTGACGCAGATAATCGGAGGAGGAATCGACCACGGTCATGGAAGTGGATTTAACACCGGATTCGGAGGAGGATTCAAGCCCACTTTTGGAATCAGCCCTGGATTTGGAGGTGGAATCAATCAAGGTTTTGGAGGCGGATTTAACTCTGGATTTGGAGGTGGATTCAATCCTGGTTTCGGAGGTGGATTCAATACTGGTTTTGGTGGTGGATTCGGTGGACTTTCCCAGACTTGCAGACGTTGGTGCCGAAGTCCTCAAGGACAGGCCTACTGCTGCGAGAGCAACAACGAGCCTGAAACCCTTCCCTTCGTCAAGCCTGGGCAATGCCCTCCCGTAAGACCTCAGTGCCCACCCGTTAGGAGCTTTGCCCCTCCACAGACATGCTCCAATGACAGCAAGTGCGGAGGCGTCGACAAGTGCTGCTTCGACACATGCCTTCAAGAACACGTTTGCAAACCTCCTATTGGAACTGGTGGCTTTGGCGGCATCGGTTTTGGTCGATAA